A stretch of Pseudoclavibacter chungangensis DNA encodes these proteins:
- a CDS encoding PadR family transcriptional regulator — translation MTPPVFAHGHLRLYLLSLLDEQPRHGYELIQALSDRFGGTYAPSAGTIYPRLAKLEAEGLVTKESDGRKTIYRITPAGHQEVVDRADELDAIERDVDSSVQRLAAQVREGLSNARNQMRAEFDQFARDAREAAGPAAGRASEYGQRATDGVRAGWAAATGAHRGGFDFFGSASAGFRAATGQEQESETPSADTTAGAGQPRPEPGPSPEPPQGTADEKPTPGADATIAQRVDLVMGTFRQDIRQEIRSAERKGTLSPDIVTLVDVELDRVRQLVRHALSMRD, via the coding sequence ATGACCCCGCCCGTGTTCGCCCACGGCCACCTGCGCCTGTACCTGCTGAGCCTGCTCGACGAGCAGCCGCGTCACGGGTACGAACTCATCCAGGCCCTCTCGGACCGCTTCGGCGGGACGTACGCCCCGAGCGCCGGCACGATCTACCCGCGTCTCGCCAAGCTCGAGGCCGAAGGGCTCGTGACGAAAGAGTCCGACGGTCGGAAGACCATCTACCGCATCACCCCCGCGGGGCACCAGGAGGTGGTCGACCGGGCCGACGAACTCGACGCGATCGAGCGGGACGTCGACTCCTCCGTGCAGCGGCTCGCCGCGCAGGTCCGGGAGGGACTCTCGAACGCACGCAATCAGATGCGCGCCGAGTTCGACCAGTTCGCCCGCGACGCGCGGGAGGCCGCCGGGCCCGCCGCCGGTCGAGCGAGCGAGTACGGCCAGCGCGCCACGGACGGGGTCCGAGCCGGGTGGGCGGCTGCGACCGGCGCCCACCGAGGGGGCTTCGACTTCTTCGGCTCGGCGAGTGCCGGGTTCCGCGCCGCGACCGGCCAGGAACAGGAGAGCGAGACGCCGAGCGCCGACACGACGGCCGGTGCCGGTCAGCCCCGGCCCGAGCCCGGCCCCTCCCCCGAGCCCCCGCAGGGCACGGCGGACGAGAAGCCGACACCCGGCGCCGACGCGACGATCGCGCAACGCGTCGATCTCGTCATGGGCACCTTCCGGCAGGACATCCGACAGGAGATCCGCTCGGCCGAGCGGAAGGGCACGCTCTCGCCCGACATCGTGACCCTCGTCGACGTCGAACTCGACCGCGTGCGACAGCTCGTGCGCCACGCGCTCTCGATGCGCGACTGA
- a CDS encoding GNAT family N-acetyltransferase translates to MATRIVLVGHDALTPSRTAGLRALFDAEYLDEYGAWDPDQPYGYAPAELHVIAVTEGRIVGHVGTQRRLVGVGDRDVLVAGTGGVLVDPTSRGVGLATRLVHVAQEAMRTTAPADFGLLGCREAVVPFYLRAGWTRIRVAERGLSRLDGSATERPAGPPVLIAAARSPLAEWPEGDIDLRGRPW, encoded by the coding sequence GTGGCGACCAGGATCGTCCTCGTCGGACACGACGCCCTCACGCCGTCGCGGACGGCGGGCCTGCGGGCGCTCTTCGACGCCGAGTACCTCGACGAGTACGGCGCGTGGGACCCGGACCAGCCGTACGGCTACGCGCCCGCCGAACTGCACGTCATCGCCGTGACCGAGGGACGCATCGTCGGGCACGTCGGGACGCAGCGACGCCTCGTCGGCGTCGGTGATCGCGACGTGCTCGTCGCCGGGACGGGTGGTGTGCTCGTCGACCCCACGAGCCGCGGCGTCGGGCTCGCGACACGCCTCGTCCACGTCGCGCAGGAGGCGATGCGGACGACGGCACCGGCCGACTTCGGGCTGCTCGGCTGCCGCGAGGCGGTCGTGCCGTTCTACCTCCGTGCCGGTTGGACGCGCATCCGCGTCGCCGAACGGGGGCTCTCGCGCCTCGACGGTTCGGCGACGGAGCGGCCGGCCGGTCCGCCCGTGCTCATCGCCGCCGCGCGCTCGCCGCTCGCCGAGTGGCCCGAGGGGGACATCGACCTCCGTGGTCGGCCGTGGTGA